Proteins encoded together in one Musa acuminata AAA Group cultivar baxijiao chromosome BXJ3-6, Cavendish_Baxijiao_AAA, whole genome shotgun sequence window:
- the LOC135640921 gene encoding pentatricopeptide repeat-containing protein At3g53700, chloroplastic-like, protein MAFSTLFVHPCVLPRKPSCVSHPLVHKPSAFVPFASLRGLAALSTAYDLDPVHQVPPNFTLKDLLDILRRQKDAESSVRLLNWASKQSHFTPTSPVYEEILQQLGKEGSFEKMIALLKVMQTSDCKISQGTFQIFIDSYSRFQLFDEAADVVVNLMDEFGVEVDTFICNFLLNILVEGSKIKLIEAVYSMMLDRGIQPDVSTFNILIKALCKAHQIKPAILMMEEMSSYDLAPNEITFTTLMQGFIEEGNMEAALRVKTRMLDMGCSPTNVTVNVLVNGYCKQKRLEEALGFIQEESTKGFCPDNFTFNTLVNGLCRAGHVGHALDILDVMLQEGYDPDIVTYNTLIAGLCKLGEIEEAMAVLDQMVERDCLPNMVTYNTLISTLCAENRLDEAMELARALTLKGLLPDAYTFNSLISGLCRAGSLKIALQMFEEMKISGCPPDEFTYNILIDHLCFNGKLGKAVALLKEMESNGCARSIVTYNTLIDGLCKNMRIEEAEDVFHQMEMHGVSRNLVTYNTIIDGLCKNNKVDEATELMDQMILEGLKPDKLTYNSLLTHHCRQGDIKKAADIVQTMTSNGCEPDIVTYGTLIGGLCKAGRTQVACKLLRTIQMKGMVPTPKAYNPVIQALFKQRKTREAVRLFREMVEKAEQPDAITYKFVFRGLCRGGGPIGEAVDFLVEMTEKGFLPESSSFSMLAEGLIALAMEDKLNMVVELVMEKANFSENEIAMVKGFLKIRKFHDALTTFDRLLNSRRPGSRYK, encoded by the coding sequence ATGGCTTTCTCGACGCTGTTCGTGCATCCTTGTGTTCTTCCTCGTAAACCGAGTTGCGTATCCCATCCTTTGGTGCATAAACCGTCAGCTTTCGTGCCGTTTGCATCGCTCCGAGGTCTCGCGGCACTGTCGACAGCTTATGACCTTGATCCTGTCCATCAAGTCCCTCCCAATTTCACCCTGAAAGACCTTCTTGACATCCTTCGCCGGCAGAAAGATGCAGAATCTTCAGTTCGGCTGCTTAATTGGGCTTCAAAACAATCGCATTTTACGCCTACATCTCCCGTGTACGAAGAGATCCTTCAACAGCTCGGAAAGGAAGGATCTTTTGAGAAAATGATAGCTCTACTCAAGGTGATGCAGACGTCAGACTGCAAGATAAGCCAAGGTACTTTCCAGATTTTTATAGACAGCTATTCGAGATTTCAACTGTTTGATGAAGCTGCTGATGTAGTTGTCAATTTAATGGACGAATTTGGAGTTGAAGTAGACACATTTATTTGCAATTTTCTGCTCAATATATTGGTGGAGGGAAGTAAGATCAAGCTGATTGAGGCGGTGTATTCTATGATGCTTGATAGGGGAATCCAGCCAGATGTTTctacatttaatattttgataaaagCTCTCTGTAAAGCTCATCAGATTAAACCAGCAATCCTGATGATGGAGGAAATGTCCAGCTATGATCTGGCACCGAATGAGATAACTTTCACCACCCTGATGCAGGGCTTCATTGAGGAGGGGAATATGGAGGCAGCACTGAGGGTAAAGACCAGAATGTTGGATATGGGATGCTCTCCAACGAATGTAACAGTTAATGTCTTAGTAAATGGCTACTGCAAGCAGAAAAGATTAGAGGAAGCTCTTGGGTTTATACAAGAGGAATCTACCAAGGGATTTTGCCCTGATAATTTCACTTTTAACACTCTGGTAAACGGACTGTGCCGAGCTGGGCATGTGGGGCATGCGCTTGATATCTTAGATGTGATGCTCCAGGAAGGGTATGATCCTGATATTGTAACTTATAACACGTTAATTGCAGGGTTATGTAAATTGGGGGAGATTGAGGAAGCAATGGCAGTCTTGGATCAGATGGTAGAGCGAGACTGCTTGCCGAATATGGTGACTTACAATACTCTAATCAGCACCTTATGTGCAGAGAATAGACTCGACGAGGCTATGGAACTCGCTCGTGCGCTCACTCTCAAAGGTCTTTTACCAGATGCATATACTTTCAACTCTTTGATCAGTGGGCTCTGTAGGGCTGGCAGTCTCAAAATTGCACTGCAGATGTTTGAGGAGATGAAAATTAGTGGATGCCCACCGGATGAGTTTACTTACAACATACTGATTGACCACCTATGTTTCAATGGGAAGTTAGGGAAAGCTGTAGCCTTGCTGAAGGAAATGGAGTCAAATGGTTGTGCTAGAAGCATTGTGACATATAATACACTCATCGATGGACTATGCAAGAACATGAGAATTGAAGAAGCTGAAGATGTATTTCACCAGATGGAGATGCATGGGGTCTCAAGGAATTTGGTAACCTATAACACCATAATTGATGGCTTGTGTAAGAATAATAAGGTTGATGAAGCTACAGAACTTATGGATCAGATGATACTCGAAGGACTGAAACCCGATAAGCTCACATACAATTCGTTGCTCACACATCATTGCAGACAAGGGGATATAAAGAAAGCAGCAGATATAGTTCAAACTATGACATCAAATGGCTGTGAACCTGATATTGTTACATATGGAACTCTGATAGGAGGCCTGTGCAAGGCTGGTAGGACTCAAGTTGCCTGTAAGCTTCTCAGAACCATACAGATGAAAGGAATGGTCCCAACTCCTAAAGCATATAACCCTGTGATCCAGGCACTCTTTAAGCAGAGAAAGACTAGAGAAGCTGTCAGGCTCTTCAGGGAGATGGTAGAGAAGGCTGAGCAGCCAGATGCTATCACATATAAGTTTGTCTTCCGTGGTCTGTGTCGTGGAGGAGGACCGATTGGAGAAGCTGTCGATTTCCTGGTGGAGATGACAGAGAAGGGATTCTTGCCAGaatcttcttctttttcaatGCTTGCTGAAGGCCTTATTGCATTGGCCATGGAGGACAAGCTTAACATGGTTGTTGAACTGGTCATGGAGAAGGCTAATTTTTCAGAAAATGAAATTGCCATGGTAAAGGGTTTTCTTAAAATTCGCAAATTTCATGATGCACTGACCACCTTTGATCGTCTGCTAAATAGCAGAAGGCCTGGAAGCAGATATAAGTAG